A stretch of Prionailurus bengalensis isolate Pbe53 chromosome E4, Fcat_Pben_1.1_paternal_pri, whole genome shotgun sequence DNA encodes these proteins:
- the LEFTY1 gene encoding left-right determination factor 1, protein MRPLWLCWALWALPLTGPGAALTGEQVRASLLRQLGLHEAPVLDQHDVEGLVTPAHVRAQYVALLQRSHGAHSRGKRFSQRVREVAGRLLAAEASTHLLVFGMEGRLPPNSELVQAVLRLFQEPVPKAALRRLERLSPHGARARVTVEWLRIHEDSSNRTYLVDSRLVSLQGSGWKAFDVTEAVNFWRQLGRSGQPLLLQVSVQRAHLGPRASGAHTLLRFASQGQEGTGQGEPQLELHTLDLGAYGAQGDCDPEAPAAEGARCCRQETYVDLRGMRWAENWVLEPPGFLAYECVGACQQPPEPPTFRRPFPGPRQCVASETTSLPLIVGVKEGGRPRPQVVSLPNMRVEKCSCAWDGAPVPRRLGP, encoded by the exons ATGAGGCCCCTGTGGCTGTGCTGGGCGCTCTGGGCACTGCCCCTGACGGGCCCCGGGGCCGCCCTGACCGGGGAGCAGGTGCGGGCCAGCCTGCTGCGGCAGCTGGGCCTGCACGAGGCGCCCGTCCTGGACCAGCACGACGTGGAGGGGCTGGTCACCCCGGCCCACGTGAGGGCCCAGTACGTGGCCCTGCTGCAGCGCAGCCACGGCGCCCACTCCCGCGGGAAGAGGTTCAGCCAGAGAGTCCGAG AGGTGGCGGGCAGGTTGCTGGCGGCCGAGGCCTCCACGCACCTGCTGGTGTTCGGCATGGAGGGGCGCCTGCCGCCGAACAGCGAGCTGGTGCAGGCCGTGCTGCGCCTCTTCCAGGAGCCGGTCCCCAAGGCCGCGCTGCGCAGGCTCGAGCGGCTGTCCCCGCACGGCGCCCGCGCCCGCGTCACCGTCGAGTGGCTGCGCATCCACGAGGACAGCTCGAACCGCACCTACCTGGTGGACTCCAG GCTGGTGTCCCTCCAGGGGAGTGGCTGGAAGGCCTTCGACGTGACCGAGGCCGTGAACTTCTGGCGCCAGCTGGGCCGGTCTGGGCAGCCGCTGCTGCTGCAGGTGTCGGTGCAGAGGGCGCACCTGGGCCCGCGGGCCTCGGGCGCCCACACGCTGCTCCGCTTCGCGTCCCAGGGCCAGGAGGGCACGGGGCAGGGCGAGCCCCAGCTGGAGCTGCACACCCTGGACCTCGGGGCCTACGG AGCTCAGGGCGACTGTGACCCCGAGGCGCCGGCGGCGGAGGGCGCCCGCTGCTGCCGCCAGGAGACCTACGTTGACCTGCGGGGCATGCGGTGGGCCGAGAACTGGGTCCTGGAGCCCCCCGGCTTCCTGGCCTACGAGTGTGTGGGCGCGTGCCAGCAGCCCCCGGAGCCCCCGACCTTCAGGCGGCCGTTCCCGGGGCCGCGACAGTGCGTCGCCTCGGAGACGACCTCGCTGCCCCTGATCGTGGGCGTCAAGGAGGGCGGCAGGCCCAGGCCCCAGGTGGTCAGCCTGCCCAACATGAGGGTGGAGAAGTGCAGCTGCGCGTGGGACGGGGCGCCCGTGCCCAGGAGGCTGGGGCCTTAG